The following are from one region of the Canis lupus baileyi chromosome 25, mCanLup2.hap1, whole genome shotgun sequence genome:
- the PTHLH gene encoding parathyroid hormone-related protein encodes MLRRLVQQWGVAVFLLSYSVPSCGRSVEELGRRLKRAVSEHQLLHDKGKSIQDLRRRFFLHHLIAEIHTAEIRATSEVSPNSKPAPNTKNHPVRFGSDDEGRYLTQETNKVETYKEQPLKTPGKKKKGKPGKRKEQEKKKRRTRSAWLNSGVAESGLEGDHPYDISATSLELNLRRH; translated from the exons ATGCTGCGGAGGCTGGTTCAGCAGTGGGGCGTCGCGGTGTTCCTGCTGAGCTACTCGGTGCCCTCCTGCGGGCGCTCGGTGGAGGAGCTCGGCCGCCGGCT caaaagaGCTGTGTCTGAACATCAGCTCCTTCATGACAAGGGGAAATCTATCCAAGACTTACGGCGACGATTCTTCCTTCATCACCTGATTGCAGAAATCCACACAGCAGAAATCAGAGCTACCTCGGAGGTTTCCCCCAACTCCAAGCCTGCTCCCAACACAAAGAACCACCCCGTCCGATTTGGGTCTGATGATGAGGGCAGATACCTAACTCAGGAAACCAACAAGGTGGAGACATACAAGGAGCAGCCACTGAAGACAcctggcaagaaaaagaaaggcaaacccGGAAAACGCAaggagcaggaaaaaaagaaacgtCGAACTCGGTCTGCCTGGCTAAACTCTGGCGTGGCTGAAAGTGGGCTAGAAGGCGACCACCCATATGACATCTCAGCGACATCGCTGGAGCTCAATTTACG gAGGCATTGA